A region of Miscanthus floridulus cultivar M001 unplaced genomic scaffold, ASM1932011v1 fs_142_4, whole genome shotgun sequence DNA encodes the following proteins:
- the LOC136530477 gene encoding uncharacterized protein isoform X1 translates to MPPARKLAASRRQPAESPATEYERVRAETIMRNNREFQSLGINATKDILNKTTAAKKAMARENSSSLYDPGDNDGSEEGVVDKVMQVSQNVPCDTIVANGGARGSKRVRAPDEQGQNQPPRVTRQRTKELIRSEEGVHAATTTIQEDALTIANCLNQTDHDTEMRKEGQSNHTVDRWNKGKSMGRDLDRISRGLNTRIPVVIAEGKKRPEPPMQAAKLASEGGIILRQHIPIFTHWKEYKDIKNKDILPGYMGKISNQLTIDTDSKPVKEACADLLRTGTRQMRYNLKKLYFNGVPADKVRTTSPLKSMTDDQWRELVEMWSSPKHKDKCAKNALNREKVRFHQMTGSRCYIATTHALKQEKYKDEPPSAIDLFKALHCSSKTGFNESAKEAIAEMESIAAAPVEDGQVVKTPAEVVAQVLPKSKFLQNIGLQLAAPKRSSKAINDARVIELEVEVAAGKQDKEELKDEMETLKKKVEESENERCRLLEETEQLKKAQDELKKAQDETNAFFRRMFSKE, encoded by the exons ATGCCTCCTGCACGGAAGTTGGCAGCAAGCAGACGGCAACCAGCAG AGTCGCCAGCCACTGAATATGAAAGAGTAAGGGCTGAAACGATCATGAGGAACAATCGTGAGTTTCAGTCCCTTGGTATTAATGCAACAAAGGACATTTTGAACAAGACCACTGCAGCTAAGAAGGCTATGGCTCGTGAAAACTCTAGTTCATTGTATGACCCTGGAGATAATGATGGTAGTGAAGAGGGTGTAGTTGATAAG GTTATGCAGGTTTCACAGAATGTGCCTTGCGACACCATTGTTGCTAATGGAGGAGCAAGAGGTTCAAAGAGAGTGCGAGCACCTGATGAACAAGGCCAAAATCAACCTCCTAGAGTGACTAGGCAGAGGACAAAGGAACTGATTCGAAGCGAGGAAGGCGTCCATGCTGCAACTACAACTATACAAGAAGATGCATTGACTATTGCCAATTGTCTTAACCAAACTGACCATGATACAGAAATGCGCAAAGAAG GTCAATCAAATCACACTGTAGATCGATGGAATAAAGGAAAAAGCATGGGCAGAGACTTGGATCGCATAAGCCGAGGCTTAAACACTAGGATTCCGGTGGTCATTGCTGAAGGGAAGAAACGACCTGAGCCGCCTATGCAAGCTGCAAAGTTGGCATCAGAGGGGGGGATTATACTGAGGCAACATATACCAATCTTTACACACTGGAAGGAGTACAAGGATATCAAGAACAAGGATATTCTTCCAGGCTACATGGGCAAAATTTCT AATCAATTAACAATTGATACTGACAGCAAGCCAGTCAAAGAGGCATGTGCTGATTTGCTCAGGACTGGAACACGACAAATGAGGTACAATTTGAAGAAGCTTTACTTCAATGGTGTACCAGCAGACAAAGTTAGAACAACATCACCATTGAAGAGTATGACTGATGATCAATGGAGAGAGCTGGTGGAGATGTGGTCAAGCCCAAAGCACAAG GACAAGTGTGCAAAAAATGCACTTAACCGTGAGAAAGTAAGGTTTCATCAGATGACAGGATCTCGGTGCTATATTGCGACAACCCATGCCTTG AAGCAAGAGAAATATAAAGATGAACCACCCAGTGCGATAGATCTTTTCAAGGCCCTACATTGCAGTAGCAAGACTGGGTTTAATGAGTCTGCAAAGGAAGCTATT GCTGAAATGGAATCCATCGCTGCTGCACCTGTAGAAGACGGCCAAGTTGTAAAGACCCCTGCTGAAGTCGTTGCTCAAGTATTGCCGAAATCAAAATTTCTTCAAAATATTGGCCTTCAGCTAGCAGCCCCCAAGAGAAGCTCTAAAGCCATTAATGATGCACGGGTTATAGAACTTGAAGTAGAAGTTGCAGCTGGAAAGCAAGACAAAGAAGAACTAAAGGATGAGATGGAGACtttgaagaagaaggtggaggaaTCAGAAAATGAAAGATGCAGGCTGTTAGAAGAGACAGAGCAGTTGAAGAAGGCACAAGATGAGTTGAAGAAGGCACAAGACGAGACGAATGCTTTCTTTCGTCGCATGTTCAGCAAAGAGTAA
- the LOC136530477 gene encoding uncharacterized protein isoform X3, with protein sequence MRNNREFQSLGINATKDILNKTTAAKKAMARENSSSLYDPGDNDGSEEGVVDKVMQVSQNVPCDTIVANGGARGSKRVRAPDEQGQNQPPRVTRQRTKELIRSEEGVHAATTTIQEDALTIANCLNQTDHDTEMRKEGQSNHTVDRWNKGKSMGRDLDRISRGLNTRIPVVIAEGKKRPEPPMQAAKLASEGGIILRQHIPIFTHWKEYKDIKNKDILPGYMGKISNQLTIDTDSKPVKEACADLLRTGTRQMRYNLKKLYFNGVPADKVRTTSPLKSMTDDQWRELVEMWSSPKHKDKCAKNALNREKVRFHQMTGSRCYIATTHALKQEKYKDEPPSAIDLFKALHCSSKTGFNESAKEAIAEMESIAAAPVEDGQVVKTPAEVVAQVLPKSKFLQNIGLQLAAPKRSSKAINDARVIELEVEVAAGKQDKEELKDEMETLKKKVEESENERCRLLEETEQLKKAQDELKKAQDETNAFFRRMFSKE encoded by the exons ATGAGGAACAATCGTGAGTTTCAGTCCCTTGGTATTAATGCAACAAAGGACATTTTGAACAAGACCACTGCAGCTAAGAAGGCTATGGCTCGTGAAAACTCTAGTTCATTGTATGACCCTGGAGATAATGATGGTAGTGAAGAGGGTGTAGTTGATAAG GTTATGCAGGTTTCACAGAATGTGCCTTGCGACACCATTGTTGCTAATGGAGGAGCAAGAGGTTCAAAGAGAGTGCGAGCACCTGATGAACAAGGCCAAAATCAACCTCCTAGAGTGACTAGGCAGAGGACAAAGGAACTGATTCGAAGCGAGGAAGGCGTCCATGCTGCAACTACAACTATACAAGAAGATGCATTGACTATTGCCAATTGTCTTAACCAAACTGACCATGATACAGAAATGCGCAAAGAAG GTCAATCAAATCACACTGTAGATCGATGGAATAAAGGAAAAAGCATGGGCAGAGACTTGGATCGCATAAGCCGAGGCTTAAACACTAGGATTCCGGTGGTCATTGCTGAAGGGAAGAAACGACCTGAGCCGCCTATGCAAGCTGCAAAGTTGGCATCAGAGGGGGGGATTATACTGAGGCAACATATACCAATCTTTACACACTGGAAGGAGTACAAGGATATCAAGAACAAGGATATTCTTCCAGGCTACATGGGCAAAATTTCT AATCAATTAACAATTGATACTGACAGCAAGCCAGTCAAAGAGGCATGTGCTGATTTGCTCAGGACTGGAACACGACAAATGAGGTACAATTTGAAGAAGCTTTACTTCAATGGTGTACCAGCAGACAAAGTTAGAACAACATCACCATTGAAGAGTATGACTGATGATCAATGGAGAGAGCTGGTGGAGATGTGGTCAAGCCCAAAGCACAAG GACAAGTGTGCAAAAAATGCACTTAACCGTGAGAAAGTAAGGTTTCATCAGATGACAGGATCTCGGTGCTATATTGCGACAACCCATGCCTTG AAGCAAGAGAAATATAAAGATGAACCACCCAGTGCGATAGATCTTTTCAAGGCCCTACATTGCAGTAGCAAGACTGGGTTTAATGAGTCTGCAAAGGAAGCTATT GCTGAAATGGAATCCATCGCTGCTGCACCTGTAGAAGACGGCCAAGTTGTAAAGACCCCTGCTGAAGTCGTTGCTCAAGTATTGCCGAAATCAAAATTTCTTCAAAATATTGGCCTTCAGCTAGCAGCCCCCAAGAGAAGCTCTAAAGCCATTAATGATGCACGGGTTATAGAACTTGAAGTAGAAGTTGCAGCTGGAAAGCAAGACAAAGAAGAACTAAAGGATGAGATGGAGACtttgaagaagaaggtggaggaaTCAGAAAATGAAAGATGCAGGCTGTTAGAAGAGACAGAGCAGTTGAAGAAGGCACAAGATGAGTTGAAGAAGGCACAAGACGAGACGAATGCTTTCTTTCGTCGCATGTTCAGCAAAGAGTAA
- the LOC136530477 gene encoding uncharacterized protein isoform X2, whose amino-acid sequence MPPARKLAASRRQPAESPATEYERVRAETIMRNNREFQSLGINATKDILNKTTAAKKAMARENSSSLYDPGDNDGSEEGVVDKVSQNVPCDTIVANGGARGSKRVRAPDEQGQNQPPRVTRQRTKELIRSEEGVHAATTTIQEDALTIANCLNQTDHDTEMRKEGQSNHTVDRWNKGKSMGRDLDRISRGLNTRIPVVIAEGKKRPEPPMQAAKLASEGGIILRQHIPIFTHWKEYKDIKNKDILPGYMGKISNQLTIDTDSKPVKEACADLLRTGTRQMRYNLKKLYFNGVPADKVRTTSPLKSMTDDQWRELVEMWSSPKHKDKCAKNALNREKVRFHQMTGSRCYIATTHALKQEKYKDEPPSAIDLFKALHCSSKTGFNESAKEAIAEMESIAAAPVEDGQVVKTPAEVVAQVLPKSKFLQNIGLQLAAPKRSSKAINDARVIELEVEVAAGKQDKEELKDEMETLKKKVEESENERCRLLEETEQLKKAQDELKKAQDETNAFFRRMFSKE is encoded by the exons ATGCCTCCTGCACGGAAGTTGGCAGCAAGCAGACGGCAACCAGCAG AGTCGCCAGCCACTGAATATGAAAGAGTAAGGGCTGAAACGATCATGAGGAACAATCGTGAGTTTCAGTCCCTTGGTATTAATGCAACAAAGGACATTTTGAACAAGACCACTGCAGCTAAGAAGGCTATGGCTCGTGAAAACTCTAGTTCATTGTATGACCCTGGAGATAATGATGGTAGTGAAGAGGGTGTAGTTGATAAG GTTTCACAGAATGTGCCTTGCGACACCATTGTTGCTAATGGAGGAGCAAGAGGTTCAAAGAGAGTGCGAGCACCTGATGAACAAGGCCAAAATCAACCTCCTAGAGTGACTAGGCAGAGGACAAAGGAACTGATTCGAAGCGAGGAAGGCGTCCATGCTGCAACTACAACTATACAAGAAGATGCATTGACTATTGCCAATTGTCTTAACCAAACTGACCATGATACAGAAATGCGCAAAGAAG GTCAATCAAATCACACTGTAGATCGATGGAATAAAGGAAAAAGCATGGGCAGAGACTTGGATCGCATAAGCCGAGGCTTAAACACTAGGATTCCGGTGGTCATTGCTGAAGGGAAGAAACGACCTGAGCCGCCTATGCAAGCTGCAAAGTTGGCATCAGAGGGGGGGATTATACTGAGGCAACATATACCAATCTTTACACACTGGAAGGAGTACAAGGATATCAAGAACAAGGATATTCTTCCAGGCTACATGGGCAAAATTTCT AATCAATTAACAATTGATACTGACAGCAAGCCAGTCAAAGAGGCATGTGCTGATTTGCTCAGGACTGGAACACGACAAATGAGGTACAATTTGAAGAAGCTTTACTTCAATGGTGTACCAGCAGACAAAGTTAGAACAACATCACCATTGAAGAGTATGACTGATGATCAATGGAGAGAGCTGGTGGAGATGTGGTCAAGCCCAAAGCACAAG GACAAGTGTGCAAAAAATGCACTTAACCGTGAGAAAGTAAGGTTTCATCAGATGACAGGATCTCGGTGCTATATTGCGACAACCCATGCCTTG AAGCAAGAGAAATATAAAGATGAACCACCCAGTGCGATAGATCTTTTCAAGGCCCTACATTGCAGTAGCAAGACTGGGTTTAATGAGTCTGCAAAGGAAGCTATT GCTGAAATGGAATCCATCGCTGCTGCACCTGTAGAAGACGGCCAAGTTGTAAAGACCCCTGCTGAAGTCGTTGCTCAAGTATTGCCGAAATCAAAATTTCTTCAAAATATTGGCCTTCAGCTAGCAGCCCCCAAGAGAAGCTCTAAAGCCATTAATGATGCACGGGTTATAGAACTTGAAGTAGAAGTTGCAGCTGGAAAGCAAGACAAAGAAGAACTAAAGGATGAGATGGAGACtttgaagaagaaggtggaggaaTCAGAAAATGAAAGATGCAGGCTGTTAGAAGAGACAGAGCAGTTGAAGAAGGCACAAGATGAGTTGAAGAAGGCACAAGACGAGACGAATGCTTTCTTTCGTCGCATGTTCAGCAAAGAGTAA